From the genome of Pelomonas sp. SE-A7, one region includes:
- a CDS encoding response regulator → MRAAAVNAPTEARGESRWLDSLLWLPLLIALAVGIPTYLVLTRSQENALESQLQATLRANRESLQLWLDGEWQRARHRIDAAGLPALLASGKPTPLEHKLLELEQELQAQAVTLISVEGHVLASTTQWPRGLDFTQAAGLTRLRRGDNTVLGVQRRGPGHPAWISLALPLESGSGQPIHHALLVHRLAGSGFSRTLAVARIGSSGESYAFGPEGELFSESRFPDHLHQIGLLPTELNSAILHLRLGDPGVNLVNAERSRLAPANWPLTHMAQEAIAGRSGSDVQGYRDYRGVRVVGAWQWLDELGLGLATEIDLDEAYKPVEVVARGLGLLLLLLAVGSLLLAWLRRGQTRQRSELARAARELEIEIKVRREAEHERELALLQAEHAARAKTRFLATMSHEIRTPMNDLQGYVQLLQRDGALGAEPRHKVNAIARAGQHLMGLINSVLDMARIESGQIELQEEAFDLAELLRGLDELFELRCRHQSLGWKLDLRIPSPCPVRADRHKLNQVLIQLIGNALKFARLRVELRAESLGQQRYRFLVRDDGPGLPEDEAEHLFEPFHQGEAGSAKGGPGLGLAITRGLVQAMGGRVRLRNIDPGCEANVELWLQTAPELALKAAQQPPRGRVDRPVRALVVDDNDDNRRVLAEALNSLGITTEQAADGEQGCEKAMAAPPDIIFMDLRMPRLDGIQALKRLRAEPRTGQLPIVAVSASSLTMRRDDFLAAGFDDAVSKPFMLADVVATLGRLLGVRLVELQPAGQDLALGAGRAAAP, encoded by the coding sequence ATGCGCGCAGCAGCTGTGAACGCGCCGACTGAAGCCCGCGGCGAGTCGCGCTGGCTCGACAGCCTGCTGTGGCTGCCGCTGCTGATCGCATTGGCGGTCGGCATTCCCACCTATCTGGTCCTGACGCGCAGCCAGGAGAACGCGCTGGAGAGCCAGCTGCAGGCCACGCTGCGCGCCAACCGCGAGTCGCTGCAGCTGTGGCTGGATGGCGAATGGCAGCGTGCGCGGCACCGCATCGATGCCGCCGGCCTGCCGGCCTTGCTGGCGAGCGGCAAGCCGACGCCGCTGGAGCACAAGCTGCTGGAGCTGGAGCAGGAGCTGCAGGCCCAGGCCGTGACGCTGATCAGCGTCGAAGGCCATGTGCTGGCCAGCACCACGCAATGGCCCCGCGGCCTTGATTTCACCCAGGCGGCCGGCCTGACTCGGCTGCGCCGGGGCGACAACACGGTGTTGGGCGTGCAGCGCCGCGGCCCCGGCCATCCGGCCTGGATCAGCCTGGCCCTGCCGCTGGAAAGCGGCAGCGGCCAGCCCATCCACCATGCGTTGCTGGTGCATCGCCTGGCCGGCTCCGGCTTCTCGCGCACGCTGGCCGTCGCCCGCATAGGCAGCAGCGGCGAGTCCTATGCCTTCGGCCCCGAAGGCGAGCTGTTCTCGGAAAGCCGCTTTCCTGACCATCTGCACCAGATCGGCCTGCTACCCACCGAACTCAATTCCGCCATCCTCCATCTGCGTCTGGGTGATCCCGGGGTCAACCTGGTCAATGCCGAGCGCAGCCGCCTGGCGCCAGCCAACTGGCCGCTGACGCACATGGCCCAGGAGGCGATTGCCGGACGCAGCGGCAGTGACGTGCAGGGCTACCGCGACTATCGCGGCGTGCGCGTGGTCGGTGCCTGGCAGTGGCTGGATGAACTCGGCCTGGGCCTGGCCACCGAGATCGACCTGGACGAGGCCTACAAGCCGGTGGAGGTCGTGGCCCGCGGCCTCGGCCTGCTGCTGCTCTTGCTGGCCGTGGGCAGCCTGCTGCTGGCCTGGCTGAGGCGCGGCCAGACCCGCCAGCGCAGCGAGCTGGCGCGGGCCGCCCGTGAGCTGGAGATCGAGATCAAGGTGCGGCGCGAGGCCGAGCATGAACGCGAACTGGCCCTGCTGCAGGCCGAGCATGCGGCGCGCGCCAAGACCCGCTTCCTCGCGACCATGAGCCACGAGATCCGTACGCCCATGAACGACCTGCAGGGCTATGTGCAGCTCCTGCAGCGCGACGGAGCGCTGGGCGCAGAACCGCGCCACAAGGTCAATGCCATCGCGCGGGCCGGCCAGCACCTGATGGGCCTGATCAACTCGGTGCTGGACATGGCGCGCATCGAGTCCGGCCAGATCGAACTGCAGGAGGAGGCCTTCGACCTGGCCGAGTTGTTGCGCGGCCTGGACGAGCTGTTCGAGCTGCGTTGCCGCCACCAGAGCCTGGGCTGGAAGCTGGACCTGCGCATTCCCAGCCCCTGCCCGGTGCGGGCCGACCGGCACAAGCTCAACCAGGTGCTGATCCAGCTGATAGGCAATGCGCTCAAGTTCGCCCGCTTGCGGGTCGAGCTGCGAGCCGAGAGTCTGGGCCAGCAGCGCTACCGCTTCCTGGTGCGCGACGACGGCCCCGGCCTGCCCGAGGACGAGGCCGAGCACCTGTTCGAGCCCTTCCACCAGGGCGAGGCCGGATCGGCCAAGGGCGGCCCGGGCCTGGGTCTGGCCATCACCCGCGGCCTGGTGCAGGCCATGGGCGGGCGCGTCAGGCTGCGCAATATCGACCCGGGCTGCGAGGCCAATGTCGAACTGTGGCTGCAGACCGCGCCCGAACTGGCGCTCAAGGCAGCGCAGCAACCGCCGCGCGGCCGTGTCGACCGGCCGGTCCGGGCCCTGGTGGTCGACGACAACGACGACAACCGCCGCGTGCTGGCCGAGGCGCTGAACTCGCTGGGCATCACCACCGAGCAGGCCGCCGACGGTGAGCAGGGCTGCGAGAAAGCCATGGCCGCACCACCGGACATCATCTTCATGGACCTGCGCATGCCGCGCCTGGATGGCATCCAGGCGCTGAAGCGCTTGCGCGCGGAGCCGCGCACCGGCCAGCTGCCCATCGTCGCCGTGTCGGCTTCCAGCCTCACGATGCGGCGTGACGACTTCCTCGCCGCCGGCTTCGACGACGCGGTCAGCAAGCCCTTCATGCTGGCGGACGTCGTCGCCACGCTTGGCCGCCTGCTCGGCGTGCGACTCGTCGAGCTTCAGCCAGCCGGGCAAGACCTGGCCCTGGGCGCAGGGCGCGCAGCGGCTCCGTGA
- a CDS encoding methyl-accepting chemotaxis protein, protein MNSISISKRLAFLVLGLLGLLALVVLISLMRLDRSNDTLRSLYGDRMVPIKQLNAVADGYAVAVVDGAHKMRAGALKPDAGIKAIEQALKDVDKNWKEYLATELTKEEQGLIDKTKPALKTAEAAAGKLLELARSGNMEGLAKFAETEMYPAIDPLSGDIQELIDLQLRVAEEEYKASQDAFKTLLWSSIVVFLITLGAASVLSLMIVRSITGPLKEAVDIAETVASGDLRKRIEVKGNDETAQLLGALAKMNQGLVDIVSQVRDCAESITAGSSEIARGSLDLSQRTEEQASSLEETAASMEELTSTVKQNSMTSDEANRLAASASSVAGKGGDVVQGVVTTMGQITDQSKKISDIIGVIDGIAFQTNILALNAAVEAARAGEQGRGFAVVAGEVRTLASRSADAAKEIKTLIQASVERVETGAGQVAEAGRTMDDIVSQVQRVSQLISEISLASREQSQGIDQISDAVMQMDQVTQQNAALVEESAAAADSLQQQAQTLSKVVALFKL, encoded by the coding sequence ATGAACTCGATCTCTATCAGCAAGCGCCTGGCTTTCCTGGTGCTGGGCCTGCTGGGCCTGCTGGCCCTGGTGGTGCTCATCTCGCTGATGCGGCTGGATCGCTCCAATGACACCTTGCGCTCGCTCTACGGCGACCGCATGGTGCCGATCAAGCAGCTCAATGCCGTGGCCGATGGCTACGCCGTGGCCGTTGTGGACGGCGCCCACAAGATGCGGGCCGGCGCGCTCAAGCCCGATGCCGGCATCAAGGCCATCGAGCAGGCGCTGAAGGACGTGGACAAGAACTGGAAGGAATACCTGGCCACCGAGCTGACCAAGGAGGAGCAGGGCCTGATCGACAAGACCAAGCCCGCCCTCAAGACCGCCGAGGCGGCCGCGGGCAAGCTGCTGGAGCTGGCACGCAGCGGCAACATGGAGGGGCTCGCCAAGTTTGCCGAGACCGAGATGTACCCGGCCATCGATCCGCTGTCCGGCGACATCCAGGAGCTGATCGACCTGCAGCTGCGCGTGGCCGAGGAGGAATACAAGGCCAGCCAGGATGCCTTCAAGACCCTGCTGTGGAGCAGCATCGTGGTGTTCCTGATCACGCTGGGCGCGGCCTCGGTGCTGTCGCTGATGATCGTGCGCTCGATCACCGGGCCACTGAAGGAGGCGGTCGATATCGCCGAGACCGTGGCCTCCGGCGACCTGCGCAAGCGCATCGAGGTCAAGGGCAATGACGAGACCGCCCAGCTGCTGGGCGCCCTGGCCAAGATGAACCAGGGCCTGGTGGACATCGTCAGCCAGGTGCGCGATTGCGCGGAGTCGATCACCGCCGGTTCGTCCGAGATCGCCCGCGGCAGCCTGGACCTGAGCCAGCGCACCGAGGAGCAGGCCAGCAGCCTGGAAGAGACTGCCGCCTCGATGGAGGAGCTGACCTCGACGGTCAAGCAGAACTCCATGACCTCGGACGAGGCCAACCGCCTGGCCGCCAGCGCTTCCAGCGTGGCCGGCAAGGGCGGTGACGTGGTGCAGGGCGTGGTCACGACCATGGGCCAGATCACCGACCAGTCCAAGAAGATCAGCGACATCATCGGCGTGATCGACGGCATTGCCTTCCAGACCAACATCCTGGCGCTGAATGCGGCCGTGGAAGCGGCTCGTGCCGGCGAGCAGGGACGCGGCTTTGCGGTCGTGGCCGGCGAGGTGCGCACGCTGGCCAGCCGCTCGGCCGATGCGGCCAAGGAGATCAAGACACTGATACAGGCCAGTGTCGAGCGGGTCGAGACCGGCGCCGGCCAGGTGGCCGAGGCCGGCCGCACCATGGACGACATCGTGTCCCAGGTCCAGCGGGTCAGCCAGCTGATCTCCGAGATCAGCCTGGCCAGCCGCGAGCAGAGCCAGGGCATAGACCAGATCAGCGATGCCGTGATGCAGATGGACCAGGTGACGCAGCAGAACGCGGCCCTGGTCGAGGAATCGGCCGCTGCGGCCGACAGCCTGCAGCAGCAGGCCCAGACCCTGTCCAAGGTGGTCGCGCTGTTCAAGCTCTGA
- a CDS encoding 3-(methylthio)propionyl-CoA ligase: MNGLMMQRSLLVSSLLLHAERHHGSQQIVSRRVEGDIHRYSFRDMASRARRVANALDGLGLAADATLGTLAWNGYRHLELYYGVSGSGRVLHTLNPRLHPDQMAWIADHAEDQALFFDLSFLPLVEAIAARLKTVRHFVLMCERSRMPVDSKIPDLLCYEELVEAAGDAYDWPEFDENRASSLCYTSGTTGNPKGVLYSHRSTLLHSYAVALPDSLSCSARDTILPVVPMFHVNAWGLPYAACMVGAKLVLPGPGLDGKSLHELFEGERVTVSAGVPTVWQGLLSYVEANGLSFSTMRRTIIGGSACPPAMMRAFQENHAVEVLHAWGMTEISPLGTACVLKNDQLDLPREERYAVQAKQGRAVFGVDMKIIAESGEELPWDGRTSGELLVRGPWIVSDYLKGEGGAVLVDGWFPTGDVCTIDADGFMQITDRAKDVIKSGGEWIGSIDLENIAMAHPAVAVAACVAARHPKWDERPLLIVVKKPGAEVSREELLQFYEGRIAKWWTPDDVVFVDAIPLGATGKMQKNKLREQFQDHLLERA, translated from the coding sequence ATGAACGGCTTGATGATGCAGCGTTCGCTGCTGGTGTCCTCGCTGCTGCTGCATGCCGAGCGCCACCATGGCTCCCAGCAGATCGTGTCGCGCCGGGTCGAGGGCGACATCCACCGCTACAGCTTCCGCGACATGGCCTCGCGGGCCCGCCGTGTGGCCAATGCGCTGGACGGCCTGGGCCTGGCCGCTGACGCCACCCTGGGCACGCTGGCCTGGAACGGCTATCGCCACCTGGAGCTCTATTACGGCGTCTCCGGTTCCGGCCGTGTGCTGCACACACTGAACCCGCGCCTGCATCCCGACCAGATGGCCTGGATCGCGGACCATGCCGAGGACCAGGCCCTGTTCTTCGACCTCAGCTTCCTGCCCCTGGTCGAGGCCATCGCCGCCAGGCTCAAGACCGTGCGCCATTTCGTGCTGATGTGCGAGCGCTCGCGCATGCCGGTCGACAGCAAGATTCCCGACCTCCTGTGCTACGAGGAGCTGGTCGAGGCCGCCGGCGATGCCTATGACTGGCCCGAGTTCGACGAGAACCGCGCTTCCAGCCTCTGCTACACCAGCGGTACGACCGGCAATCCCAAGGGCGTGCTCTACAGCCACCGCTCGACCCTGCTGCACAGCTATGCCGTGGCCCTGCCGGATTCGCTCAGCTGCTCGGCGCGCGACACCATCCTGCCGGTCGTGCCCATGTTCCACGTCAATGCCTGGGGCCTGCCTTATGCGGCCTGCATGGTCGGCGCCAAGCTGGTGCTGCCGGGCCCGGGCCTGGACGGCAAGAGCCTGCACGAGCTGTTCGAAGGCGAGCGCGTGACCGTCTCGGCCGGCGTGCCCACGGTCTGGCAGGGCCTGCTGAGTTACGTCGAAGCCAACGGGCTCAGCTTCAGCACCATGCGCCGCACCATCATCGGCGGCTCCGCCTGCCCGCCGGCCATGATGCGTGCCTTCCAGGAAAACCATGCGGTCGAGGTGCTGCATGCCTGGGGCATGACCGAGATCAGCCCGCTGGGCACGGCCTGCGTGCTCAAGAACGATCAGCTGGACCTGCCGCGCGAAGAACGCTACGCGGTCCAGGCCAAGCAGGGGCGGGCGGTGTTTGGCGTCGACATGAAGATCATTGCCGAGTCCGGCGAGGAGCTGCCCTGGGACGGCAGGACCAGCGGCGAGCTGCTGGTGCGCGGCCCCTGGATCGTCAGCGACTACCTGAAAGGCGAGGGCGGTGCGGTCCTGGTGGACGGCTGGTTCCCCACCGGGGACGTGTGCACCATCGATGCCGACGGCTTCATGCAGATCACCGACCGGGCCAAGGACGTGATCAAGAGCGGCGGCGAATGGATCGGTTCCATCGACCTTGAAAACATTGCGATGGCCCATCCGGCCGTGGCCGTGGCGGCCTGCGTCGCCGCGCGCCATCCCAAGTGGGACGAGCGTCCGCTCCTGATCGTGGTGAAGAAGCCCGGCGCCGAGGTCTCGCGAGAGGAGCTGCTGCAGTTCTACGAAGGCCGCATCGCCAAGTGGTGGACGCCGGACGACGTGGTCTTCGTCGACGCGATTCCGCTGGGTGCCACCGGCAAGATGCAGAAGAACAAGCTGCGCGAGCAGTTCCAGGACCACCTGCTGGAGCGGGCATGA
- a CDS encoding putative sulfate exporter family transporter — translation MSSVAIGGLQGRARQLFPGLMACGVVAAAASFLSEHYGAPVMLFALLLGLAMNFLSAEGACAAGIGFTARELLRVGVALLGLRITADQVAQLGWQPLLIVVGSVVITIAVSMLVARLMGFPSIFGLLTGGATAICGASAALALAAALPAHPQKERATLFTVIGVSALSTLAMIVYPMIARALGLDPQAAGIFLGGTIHDVAQVVGAGYSLSRETGDMATVVKLMRVAMLLPVIVFAAALTRARGADTGGERPPLLPWFAVGFAVLVAINSTGLVPKAVQMAGSELSRWCLIAAIAGIGMKTQLKELATVGIKPVALMLGETIFLALLVLGMMQLMR, via the coding sequence ATGAGCAGTGTCGCGATCGGCGGCCTGCAGGGCCGTGCTCGCCAGCTGTTCCCGGGCCTGATGGCCTGCGGCGTGGTCGCCGCGGCGGCCAGTTTCCTGTCCGAGCACTATGGCGCGCCGGTGATGCTGTTCGCGCTGCTGCTGGGCCTGGCGATGAACTTCCTTTCGGCCGAGGGCGCCTGTGCCGCCGGCATTGGCTTCACGGCCCGCGAGCTGCTTCGCGTCGGCGTGGCCCTGCTGGGCCTGCGCATCACGGCCGACCAGGTGGCCCAGCTGGGCTGGCAGCCGTTGCTGATCGTGGTGGGCTCGGTCGTCATCACGATCGCCGTGTCGATGCTGGTGGCCCGCCTGATGGGCTTTCCGTCCATCTTCGGCCTGCTGACAGGAGGCGCCACCGCCATCTGCGGCGCCTCGGCGGCGCTGGCACTGGCGGCTGCCCTGCCAGCCCATCCGCAGAAGGAGAGGGCGACGCTGTTCACCGTGATTGGCGTCAGCGCGCTGTCCACGCTGGCGATGATCGTCTACCCGATGATCGCCAGGGCCCTGGGCCTGGACCCGCAGGCGGCCGGCATCTTCCTGGGCGGCACCATCCATGACGTGGCCCAGGTGGTGGGCGCCGGCTACAGCCTGTCGCGCGAGACCGGCGACATGGCCACTGTGGTCAAGCTGATGCGCGTGGCCATGCTGTTGCCGGTCATCGTCTTCGCAGCGGCGCTGACGCGGGCGCGTGGTGCCGATACCGGCGGCGAACGCCCGCCGCTGCTGCCCTGGTTCGCCGTCGGCTTCGCGGTGCTGGTCGCCATCAACAGCACCGGCCTCGTGCCCAAGGCCGTGCAGATGGCGGGCAGCGAGCTCTCCCGCTGGTGCCTGATCGCCGCCATCGCCGGCATCGGCATGAAGACCCAGCTCAAGGAGCTGGCCACCGTGGGCATCAAGCCGGTGGCCCTGATGCTGGGCGAAACCATTTTCCTGGCCCTGCTGGTGCTGGGCATGATGCAGCTGATGCGCTGA
- a CDS encoding MFS transporter, whose product MHLPHDSRPGGDNYLIRPAQAWFAFAMTFGLMLFDYIDRQVIVSLFPYIKADWGLSDKQLGGLVSVISVVVAIGGLPVALLADRYSRVKSVVVMATVWSLASISCMFARSYGQLFAARALVGAGEAGYGSVGAALIASLFPRRLRSALLGAFFAAASLGSVLGVLLGGWIAAHWGWQAAFGAVGVPGLALALLYMLVRDYKTVDIHGQTASGSYQTVASLVRRTVHTLARNRTLVWVCSGAAMQLIVVSSIWSWLPSFLNRYHSLAADVAGRQAALVVLAGALGGFIWGTVVDRCSLGRARLRLLIVAGLCLLTLLIFVSAFALMPAGPAQFGLILAGGFVMACTVGPISAVVFDVIHPAMRATGAAVLSLAQNLLGLAVGPFLTGWLSDQMGLNAALSLVPLFGLLAAAAFVRAMRTYESDMRAVANVRISAE is encoded by the coding sequence ATGCACCTGCCCCATGACAGCCGCCCAGGCGGCGACAACTACCTGATACGGCCGGCCCAGGCCTGGTTCGCGTTCGCGATGACCTTCGGGCTGATGCTGTTCGACTACATAGACCGCCAGGTCATCGTCTCGCTGTTCCCCTACATCAAGGCCGACTGGGGCCTGTCGGACAAGCAGCTGGGCGGCCTGGTGTCGGTGATCTCGGTCGTGGTGGCCATCGGTGGCCTGCCGGTGGCCCTGCTGGCCGACCGCTACAGCCGCGTCAAGAGCGTGGTCGTGATGGCCACGGTCTGGAGCCTGGCCTCGATCTCCTGCATGTTCGCGCGCAGCTATGGCCAGCTGTTCGCGGCGCGAGCCCTGGTCGGCGCAGGCGAGGCGGGCTACGGCTCGGTCGGTGCCGCGCTGATCGCCAGCCTGTTTCCGCGGCGGCTGCGCAGCGCCTTGCTGGGTGCCTTCTTCGCGGCGGCTTCGCTGGGCTCGGTGCTGGGTGTGCTGCTGGGCGGCTGGATTGCGGCGCACTGGGGTTGGCAGGCGGCCTTCGGCGCCGTGGGCGTGCCAGGTCTTGCCCTGGCCTTGCTCTACATGCTGGTGCGCGACTACAAGACCGTGGACATCCACGGCCAGACCGCCTCGGGCAGCTACCAGACGGTGGCCAGCCTGGTCCGCCGCACGGTCCACACGCTGGCCCGCAACCGCACCCTGGTCTGGGTCTGCTCGGGCGCGGCCATGCAGCTGATCGTCGTTTCCTCGATCTGGTCCTGGCTGCCCAGCTTCCTGAACCGCTACCACAGCCTGGCTGCCGACGTGGCCGGACGACAGGCCGCCCTGGTGGTGCTGGCCGGCGCGCTGGGCGGCTTCATCTGGGGCACGGTGGTGGACCGCTGCTCGCTGGGCCGCGCGCGGCTGCGTCTGCTGATCGTGGCCGGGCTGTGCCTGCTGACCCTGCTGATCTTCGTCAGCGCTTTCGCCCTGATGCCGGCCGGACCGGCCCAGTTCGGCCTGATCCTGGCCGGTGGCTTCGTGATGGCCTGCACCGTGGGACCGATCTCGGCCGTGGTGTTCGACGTGATCCACCCGGCCATGCGCGCCACCGGCGCCGCCGTGCTGTCGCTGGCGCAGAACCTGCTGGGCCTGGCGGTCGGTCCTTTCCTGACCGGCTGGCTGTCCGACCAGATGGGCCTGAACGCGGCCCTGAGCCTGGTACCGCTGTTCGGCCTGCTGGCCGCCGCGGCCTTTGTGCGGGCGATGCGGACCTACGAGTCCGACATGCGCGCCGTGGCCAACGTCCGCATCAGCGCGGAATGA
- a CDS encoding quinone oxidoreductase, which yields MSKAIRFHQTGGPEVLQFETVEVGDPGPGQVRLRHTGIAVNFIDIYFRSGRYPAALPSGLGSDAVGVVEAVGEGVSFLAVGDRVGYLLGPLGAYSERRVMPAEVLIKIPDGIDDETASTLIMKGLTAQYLFRQVFPLKAGDTILYHAAAGGVGLIACQWARALGVTMIGTVGSDEKAAIAKAHGCTHVINYRRENFVERVKEITEGRGVPVVYDSVGRDTLMGSLDCLQKRGTLVSNGTSSGPVVIDTMLLAMKGSLWVTRPAMVDYALPRPNMLKMADELFDLVLQGRIVSKPQQRFALADAAEAHRALEARETVGATVLIP from the coding sequence ATGAGCAAGGCGATCCGCTTCCACCAGACCGGTGGCCCCGAGGTGCTGCAGTTCGAGACGGTCGAGGTCGGCGACCCCGGCCCCGGCCAGGTGCGCCTGCGCCACACCGGCATCGCAGTCAACTTCATCGACATCTATTTCCGCAGCGGCCGATATCCGGCGGCCCTGCCTTCAGGCCTGGGCTCGGATGCGGTGGGCGTGGTCGAGGCGGTGGGCGAGGGCGTCAGCTTCCTGGCCGTGGGCGACCGCGTCGGCTACCTGCTGGGCCCGCTGGGCGCCTATTCGGAACGGCGCGTGATGCCGGCCGAGGTGCTGATCAAGATTCCCGACGGCATCGACGACGAAACCGCCTCGACCCTGATCATGAAGGGCCTGACCGCCCAGTACCTGTTCCGCCAGGTCTTTCCGCTCAAGGCCGGCGACACCATCCTGTACCACGCGGCTGCCGGCGGCGTGGGGCTGATCGCCTGCCAATGGGCGCGGGCGTTGGGCGTGACCATGATAGGCACCGTGGGCTCGGACGAGAAGGCCGCCATCGCCAAGGCCCATGGCTGCACCCACGTCATCAACTACAGGCGCGAGAACTTCGTCGAGCGGGTCAAGGAGATCACCGAGGGCCGCGGCGTGCCGGTGGTCTACGACTCGGTGGGCAGGGACACCTTGATGGGATCGCTGGACTGCCTGCAGAAGCGCGGCACCCTGGTCAGCAACGGCACCAGCTCGGGCCCGGTCGTCATCGACACCATGCTGCTGGCCATGAAGGGCTCGCTGTGGGTGACCCGGCCGGCCATGGTCGACTACGCGCTGCCGCGGCCCAACATGCTGAAGATGGCCGACGAGCTGTTCGACCTGGTGCTGCAGGGAAGAATCGTCAGCAAGCCGCAGCAGCGCTTTGCCCTGGCCGATGCGGCCGAGGCCCATCGTGCGCTGGAAGCGCGCGAGACCGTGGGCGCGACGGTGCTGATCCCATGA
- a CDS encoding DsbA family oxidoreductase, whose amino-acid sequence MTTHPRLRVDIHVELICPWCQIGKRHFERARALLKAEHPELAVEVHWHLQTLLPDLPEEGLPFQAFYEHRLGSAAAVAVRQSQVKAAGRAAGLDFAFERIERMPHTGLAHALLADAREQLEPEGFELLLERLFAAHFQQGESLSDPLLLAALADGFGVVPAAVARPAVSPLQTPGVPYFVFNRSYAISGARPASDLLAVMGQAVQPGLLRG is encoded by the coding sequence ATGACGACCCATCCGCGGCTGCGCGTCGACATCCATGTGGAGCTGATCTGCCCCTGGTGCCAGATCGGCAAGCGGCATTTCGAGCGGGCCCGCGCCCTGCTCAAGGCCGAGCATCCGGAGCTGGCGGTCGAAGTCCACTGGCATCTGCAAACCCTGCTGCCCGACCTGCCCGAAGAGGGCCTGCCTTTCCAGGCCTTCTACGAGCACAGGCTCGGTAGCGCCGCGGCCGTGGCTGTGCGCCAGTCCCAGGTCAAGGCCGCAGGACGTGCGGCGGGCCTGGACTTCGCCTTTGAGCGCATCGAACGAATGCCGCATACCGGCCTGGCCCATGCGCTCTTGGCCGATGCCCGCGAGCAACTCGAGCCCGAGGGCTTCGAGCTGCTGCTGGAGCGACTGTTCGCCGCGCATTTCCAGCAGGGTGAATCGCTGTCCGATCCCCTGCTGCTGGCCGCCCTGGCCGACGGCTTCGGCGTGGTGCCTGCCGCTGTGGCGCGGCCGGCCGTCTCGCCCTTGCAGACGCCGGGCGTGCCTTACTTCGTTTTCAACCGCAGCTATGCCATCAGCGGTGCCCGCCCGGCCAGCGACTTGCTGGCGGTGATGGGCCAGGCCGTGCAACCTGGCCTGTTGCGCGGCTGA